One genomic window of [Clostridium] scindens ATCC 35704 includes the following:
- the rapZ gene encoding RNase adapter RapZ translates to MRFVIVTGMSGAGKSTALKMLEDVGYFCVDNLPVPLIPKMADLLRVPGTEINKAAIGVDIRSGQSFSELEKVLGQLDVAGMKYEILYLECVDDVLIKRYKETRRSHPLSGNDAPVREGIEKERERTAFLRKRADYLVDTSNMLTRELKAELNKIFVRNKEYKNLYISVLSFGFKYGIPAEADLVFDVRFLPNPYYIEELRPKSGNDREVRDYVMNNGNASEFMEKLVDMVEFLIPNYIREGKTRLMIGIGCTGGKHRSVTLANELYEALLKNENYGIRIEHRDIGKDAITKAK, encoded by the coding sequence ATGAGATTTGTGATTGTGACGGGGATGTCTGGGGCAGGCAAAAGTACGGCGCTTAAAATGCTGGAAGACGTGGGATATTTCTGCGTGGATAATCTGCCGGTGCCTCTGATTCCTAAGATGGCAGATCTGCTGAGGGTACCGGGAACGGAGATCAATAAAGCGGCCATAGGGGTGGACATCAGGAGCGGTCAGAGTTTTTCGGAACTGGAGAAGGTTCTGGGCCAGCTGGATGTGGCTGGCATGAAGTACGAGATATTGTATCTGGAATGCGTGGATGACGTATTGATCAAACGGTATAAGGAGACGCGCAGAAGCCATCCGCTTTCAGGAAATGATGCCCCGGTCAGGGAAGGCATTGAAAAGGAGAGGGAGCGGACGGCTTTTCTAAGGAAGCGGGCTGACTACCTTGTGGACACCAGCAACATGCTGACCAGAGAACTTAAGGCAGAACTGAACAAGATATTTGTCCGGAATAAAGAGTATAAGAACCTCTATATATCCGTGCTTTCGTTTGGATTCAAATATGGGATCCCGGCGGAGGCCGATCTGGTGTTTGACGTGCGTTTTCTGCCAAACCCTTATTATATAGAAGAATTACGCCCCAAAAGCGGCAATGATAGAGAAGTCAGGGATTATGTCATGAACAATGGCAATGCCTCGGAATTTATGGAGAAACTGGTGGATATGGTAGAGTTTCTGATCCCCAATTATATCCGGGAAGGAAAGACCCGGCTGATGATCGGAATTGGCTGCACCGGCGGAAAGCACCGTTCGGTGACGCTGGCAAACGAGTTGTACGAGGCCCTGCTGAAGAATGAGAATTATGGAATCCGCATCGAGCACCGGGATATCGGGAAGGATGCGATCACAAAGGCAAAGTAG
- a CDS encoding ABC transporter substrate-binding protein, which produces MKKKTVKKMLSAALVGAMVLSLAACGSKGDSKDEGGDSKDGVTLEFQQWWGVELPDGALDDICKDFTKDTGINIKLLSNPYADTKTQIAAGAAAGTMADVVGLDGSWVYDFAKQGSIANLTELMEKDGYDDSQLSDQIKYEGNTYMIPVVNFAYPMYVNMDILKAAGVNEVPATWDEFITACEAVKKYDSSIAGWAIPLSTESPSGIQNQFMSWLWASGGSMLKDGKPNLTGNADLEKTVEFVKELNDKGVIAEGAYAMKESDMVEEFTNGRVAFMTDGVSHLTTIKEGAPDLNFDFMKLPVMEGFDGESGMDVANWGIGIADNCENKEEAMQFVEYLMSPEVNAKLSELANAFPGNSTAEPDYSKNDELFQKAYDLFQECRAINEFTGLPTSEDLMRSFDEQLQLYLDGDTSSAADMLKATQDIWEPAFE; this is translated from the coding sequence ATGAAAAAGAAAACAGTTAAGAAAATGCTTTCGGCAGCACTTGTTGGCGCAATGGTATTATCACTTGCGGCATGCGGCTCAAAAGGAGACTCAAAAGACGAGGGCGGCGACAGCAAAGACGGCGTAACGCTTGAGTTCCAGCAGTGGTGGGGAGTTGAACTTCCGGATGGCGCTCTGGATGATATCTGTAAGGATTTCACCAAAGATACAGGCATCAACATCAAACTCTTAAGCAACCCATATGCGGATACCAAGACTCAGATTGCAGCCGGCGCGGCAGCAGGGACCATGGCAGATGTAGTAGGCCTTGACGGATCCTGGGTATACGACTTTGCGAAACAAGGTTCCATCGCGAACTTGACCGAACTGATGGAAAAAGACGGATATGATGACAGCCAGCTGTCAGACCAGATTAAGTACGAAGGAAATACATATATGATTCCGGTAGTTAATTTTGCATATCCAATGTATGTAAACATGGACATTCTCAAAGCAGCAGGCGTGAATGAGGTTCCTGCGACATGGGACGAGTTCATCACGGCATGCGAGGCTGTTAAGAAATATGACAGCAGCATCGCAGGATGGGCAATTCCATTGTCAACAGAGTCTCCAAGCGGCATCCAGAACCAGTTCATGAGCTGGCTGTGGGCATCCGGCGGTTCCATGCTAAAAGACGGCAAGCCGAACCTTACAGGTAACGCTGACCTTGAAAAGACGGTTGAATTCGTCAAAGAGTTAAACGACAAAGGCGTAATCGCAGAAGGCGCTTATGCAATGAAGGAATCCGATATGGTTGAAGAGTTTACCAATGGCCGTGTTGCATTCATGACGGATGGCGTATCTCACCTTACAACCATCAAGGAAGGCGCGCCGGATCTGAACTTTGACTTCATGAAGCTCCCTGTAATGGAAGGTTTTGACGGAGAGAGCGGAATGGATGTTGCCAACTGGGGAATCGGTATTGCAGACAACTGCGAGAACAAGGAAGAAGCAATGCAGTTTGTTGAGTATCTTATGAGTCCTGAAGTAAATGCAAAACTGTCTGAACTGGCAAATGCATTCCCAGGAAACTCTACGGCAGAGCCAGACTACTCTAAGAATGACGAACTGTTCCAGAAAGCATACGACCTCTTCCAGGAGTGCCGCGCGATCAACGAATTTACGGGACTTCCAACATCTGAAGACCTGATGAGAAGTTTTGACGAGCAGTTACAGCTGTATCTTGACGGAGATACATCCTCTGCAGCAGATATGCTAAAAGCAACCCAGGATATTTGGGAGCCTGCATTCGAGTAA
- a CDS encoding sodium-dependent transporter, protein MEKREKFSSRLGFILISAGCAIGLGNVWRFPYITGEYGGGAFVLMYLFFLLILGLPIVVMEFSVGRGSQKSSAMSFNALEPEGSKWHIFRYFSMAANYLLMMFYTTIGGWMLAYFVKMAKGEFKGADTKQVENIFGRLTGDRNEMLFWMILISVIGLLICSMGLQKGVELITKIMMSSLLVIMVVLVVRAVTLPGAMDGLKFYLLPDFGKMAERGIKEAVFAAMGQAFFTLSVGAGSLAIFGSYIGKERSLAGEAVSITALDTFVAVVAGLIIFPACFAFGVNPGQGPGLVFVTLPNVFREMAGGRLWGTLFFLFMTFAALSTIIAVFQNIIQYGRDLWGWSLKKSVAINGVLLILLGIPCVLGMTDWAGFTIGGKNIMDMEDFLVSNNLLPLGSLVYLLFCVTRYGWGWDNFIKEANAGKGLKVPENRGVRFYLTFVLPVIVLFIFIQGYASMIFG, encoded by the coding sequence ATGGAAAAGAGAGAGAAGTTTTCTTCCAGGCTGGGGTTCATATTGATCTCGGCAGGATGTGCGATCGGGCTTGGAAATGTATGGCGTTTCCCGTACATAACAGGAGAATATGGAGGAGGGGCATTCGTGCTGATGTATCTGTTCTTCCTGCTGATTCTGGGACTCCCAATAGTAGTTATGGAATTTTCAGTAGGAAGAGGCAGCCAGAAAAGTTCTGCCATGTCCTTTAATGCATTGGAGCCGGAAGGAAGCAAGTGGCACATATTCCGGTATTTTTCTATGGCTGCCAACTACCTTTTGATGATGTTTTATACCACCATCGGAGGCTGGATGCTGGCTTACTTTGTGAAGATGGCGAAGGGAGAGTTTAAGGGGGCGGATACGAAGCAGGTAGAGAATATATTCGGTCGGTTGACCGGAGACCGCAATGAGATGCTATTCTGGATGATTCTGATCTCTGTGATCGGACTTCTGATCTGCTCCATGGGGCTTCAAAAGGGCGTGGAATTGATAACGAAGATTATGATGTCAAGCCTTCTTGTGATTATGGTCGTGCTGGTTGTAAGAGCCGTAACGCTTCCGGGGGCGATGGATGGACTGAAGTTCTATCTCCTTCCGGATTTTGGGAAGATGGCAGAAAGGGGAATCAAAGAAGCAGTATTCGCCGCCATGGGACAGGCCTTCTTTACCCTCAGCGTAGGCGCGGGCTCTCTTGCCATATTCGGAAGTTATATCGGCAAAGAGAGAAGCCTTGCGGGCGAAGCGGTGAGCATAACTGCTCTCGATACGTTTGTGGCAGTCGTGGCAGGCCTGATTATCTTCCCAGCATGCTTTGCGTTCGGCGTCAATCCAGGACAGGGGCCGGGGCTGGTGTTCGTGACGCTTCCCAATGTATTTCGCGAGATGGCGGGGGGAAGGCTGTGGGGAACCTTGTTCTTCCTCTTCATGACATTTGCCGCATTATCTACGATCATTGCCGTGTTCCAGAATATTATCCAGTATGGACGTGATCTGTGGGGATGGAGCTTGAAGAAGTCGGTTGCCATCAATGGCGTGCTGCTGATTCTGCTTGGCATTCCGTGCGTTCTGGGAATGACGGACTGGGCAGGATTTACGATCGGCGGCAAGAATATTATGGATATGGAAGATTTCCTTGTAAGCAATAACCTGCTTCCGCTGGGCTCCCTGGTGTACCTATTGTTCTGCGTGACCAGATATGGCTGGGGATGGGACAACTTTATTAAGGAAGCCAATGCGGGAAAAGGCCTGAAAGTGCCGGAAAACAGGGGAGTAAGATTCTATCTTACGTTTGTGCTTCCGGTGATCGTGCTGTTCATTTTTATCCAGGGATATGCAAGCATGATATTCGGATAA
- a CDS encoding HPr family phosphocarrier protein has protein sequence MIKKPVTIKKNMAMEDRPVAHLVQEASQVYIEMEDKKINAKSIMGMMSLSLQEGEDITVVAEGKDEKEAVAGVEGFLTTRK, from the coding sequence ATGATTAAGAAACCTGTTACTATTAAAAAGAACATGGCAATGGAAGACCGTCCGGTTGCGCATCTGGTACAGGAAGCAAGCCAGGTATACATTGAGATGGAGGATAAGAAGATTAATGCGAAGAGTATTATGGGGATGATGAGCCTGAGCCTGCAGGAAGGCGAGGACATTACTGTAGTAGCAGAGGGAAAAGATGAAAAGGAGGCAGTTGCCGGCGTAGAAGGTTTCCTGACTACCCGGAAATAA
- the whiA gene encoding DNA-binding protein WhiA, giving the protein MSFSGKIKEELAQHYAKARHCNLAELSALVHMSGSFEKDGYGSCILKLHTENDGVARKCFTLLGKTFNISTDIAIRRNTAKGSCSYYIRAKGEELLAVENVIVQAVCCKRAYIRGAFIASGSMSDPDKSYHFEIVCGTLKQAEYLRNMINSFEMDAKIVKRKKSYVVYLKEGSQIVDVLNIMEAHVALLELENVRIMKEMRNTVNRKVNCETANINKTVSASVRQMEDIIYIRDNIGFDKLPDGLKDVALTRLKYPDATLKELGGLLENPIGKSGVNHRLRKLSEIAEKLREQ; this is encoded by the coding sequence ATGTCATTTTCAGGAAAGATAAAGGAAGAACTAGCACAGCATTATGCAAAGGCAAGACACTGCAATCTTGCGGAACTGTCTGCGCTTGTCCATATGTCCGGCTCTTTTGAGAAAGATGGCTATGGGAGCTGCATATTGAAACTTCACACGGAAAATGATGGAGTTGCAAGAAAATGCTTTACATTATTGGGAAAAACATTTAATATAAGTACTGATATCGCGATTCGCAGGAATACAGCCAAAGGAAGCTGCAGTTATTATATCCGCGCCAAGGGAGAAGAACTTCTGGCGGTGGAGAATGTTATTGTACAGGCCGTATGCTGCAAGCGCGCATATATCCGCGGCGCATTCATTGCATCCGGCTCCATGAGCGATCCGGATAAGTCCTATCATTTTGAGATTGTATGCGGGACTCTTAAGCAGGCGGAGTATTTAAGAAATATGATCAACAGTTTCGAGATGGATGCCAAGATTGTCAAGCGGAAGAAATCCTATGTGGTATATTTAAAAGAAGGATCGCAGATCGTAGACGTATTGAACATTATGGAGGCCCATGTGGCCTTGCTGGAACTGGAAAATGTCAGGATCATGAAAGAGATGCGCAATACCGTCAACCGCAAGGTCAACTGTGAGACAGCCAACATTAACAAAACCGTCTCTGCCTCGGTCAGGCAGATGGAGGATATCATATATATAAGAGACAACATCGGTTTTGACAAGTTGCCCGATGGATTAAAGGACGTCGCCCTTACGCGTCTGAAATATCCGGATGCAACGTTGAAGGAGCTTGGAGGGCTTCTGGAGAATCCGATAGGGAAATCCGGAGTGAACCACCGACTAAGGAAATTAAGTGAAATAGCAGAAAAGTTAAGGGAACAGTAA
- a CDS encoding HlyC/CorC family transporter, producing MDSSDVTQLIILLILLGLSAFFSSAETALTTVNKIRIRSLAEDGNKRAKTVLKITDDSGKMLSAILIGNNIVNLSAASLTTSLAYSFGGSMVAIASGILTVLILLFGEITPKTMATIHAEKMALIYAPIISIFMKVMTPVIFIINGLSIGVLFLLRVDPNAKNDLMTETELRTIVDVSHEDGVIESDEREMIYNVFDLGDAKAKDVMVPRVHVTFADVNSTYEELLDIFREDKFTRLPIFEDTTDNVVGTINMKDLLLYDNTKEFHIRDILREAYFTYEYKSISELLVEMRQASFNIAIVLDEYGETAGLITLEDILEEIVGEIHDEYDENEEDFVQEVTEREYIIEGSMNLDDLNDRLDLDLNSEEYDSLGGFIIERLDRLPEAGDSIVTEEGIRMVVEKLDKNRIEKVHVYLPEPVMEETHTDD from the coding sequence TTGGACTCGAGTGACGTCACACAACTCATTATCCTACTAATTCTACTGGGGCTGTCTGCATTCTTTTCATCTGCAGAAACAGCGCTTACAACTGTAAACAAGATCCGCATCCGCAGTTTGGCTGAGGATGGGAACAAACGGGCAAAAACGGTGCTTAAGATTACCGACGATTCAGGCAAGATGCTCAGCGCTATCCTGATCGGCAACAACATCGTCAATCTGTCCGCCGCCTCCCTCACCACCAGCCTGGCATACAGTTTTGGCGGTTCCATGGTGGCAATTGCCAGCGGAATCCTGACCGTGCTGATCCTTCTCTTTGGAGAGATAACGCCGAAGACCATGGCAACCATCCATGCGGAAAAGATGGCACTTATCTACGCGCCGATCATCAGCATCTTCATGAAGGTCATGACGCCGGTCATCTTTATCATCAACGGACTATCCATCGGAGTGCTGTTCCTTCTGCGTGTCGATCCGAACGCAAAGAACGACCTTATGACTGAGACAGAACTGCGCACAATTGTAGATGTAAGCCATGAAGACGGAGTCATTGAATCCGATGAAAGAGAAATGATATATAACGTGTTCGATTTAGGCGATGCCAAGGCAAAGGATGTCATGGTGCCCCGCGTGCACGTGACTTTTGCAGATGTCAACAGTACCTATGAAGAACTGCTTGATATTTTCCGCGAAGACAAATTCACAAGGCTTCCTATTTTTGAAGATACTACCGACAATGTTGTTGGTACTATTAATATGAAGGACTTGCTCTTATATGACAATACAAAGGAATTTCATATCCGGGATATTTTGAGGGAGGCTTATTTTACCTATGAATACAAGAGCATCTCGGAATTGCTGGTGGAGATGCGTCAGGCTTCTTTCAACATCGCCATCGTTCTGGACGAGTACGGCGAGACCGCCGGCCTGATAACGCTGGAAGATATCCTGGAGGAAATCGTCGGCGAGATTCACGATGAATATGACGAGAATGAGGAAGACTTCGTCCAGGAAGTAACCGAGCGCGAGTATATTATCGAAGGCTCCATGAATCTGGACGACTTAAACGACCGGCTGGATCTGGATCTTAATTCGGAGGAATACGACTCCTTGGGCGGCTTTATCATCGAGAGGCTGGACCGTCTGCCAGAGGCGGGCGACAGCATCGTGACCGAGGAAGGAATCCGCATGGTCGTAGAAAAACTGGACAAGAACCGGATTGAGAAGGTACATGTCTACCTTCCAGAGCCCGTTATGGAAGAAACTCATACAGATGACTAA
- a CDS encoding sigma-70 domain-containing protein yields the protein MADRLEFKEKLSGILSAAREQGGKIALEDVELYFEEDRLSQEQIDLVCEYLLAQKIAVTGYVPKSGTVKERKEEPASLSNEEQSYIEEYLKDIDQMQGKSLDEARMAYYLPKVVDEALKMHHVEIFVGDMIQEGNISLMMALDECKEGQEDEEAVMEAVRAGMQALLESQTETRRQDKKMVERVSELDETIKGMSEELGRKVSVEEVADRLGITEAEIEDILKLAGEEVKDQE from the coding sequence ATGGCTGATAGATTGGAATTTAAAGAAAAATTAAGCGGAATACTTAGCGCGGCCCGGGAGCAGGGCGGCAAGATAGCGCTTGAGGACGTGGAACTGTACTTTGAAGAAGACCGCCTTTCCCAGGAGCAGATAGATTTGGTATGTGAGTATCTTCTGGCACAAAAGATAGCGGTAACCGGCTATGTCCCCAAAAGCGGCACAGTCAAGGAACGAAAAGAGGAACCGGCATCCCTTAGCAATGAAGAACAGTCCTATATTGAGGAATACTTAAAGGATATTGACCAGATGCAGGGAAAGAGCCTTGACGAAGCGCGGATGGCCTATTATCTTCCAAAGGTCGTGGACGAGGCATTGAAGATGCATCACGTGGAGATATTTGTCGGAGATATGATTCAGGAAGGCAACATCAGCCTGATGATGGCGCTTGATGAGTGTAAGGAAGGGCAGGAGGATGAAGAGGCTGTCATGGAAGCGGTGCGCGCCGGGATGCAGGCGCTCCTGGAATCCCAGACTGAGACCAGGCGTCAGGATAAGAAGATGGTGGAGAGAGTGTCCGAACTGGACGAGACGATCAAGGGCATGAGCGAGGAGTTAGGGCGGAAAGTAAGCGTCGAGGAAGTGGCGGACAGGCTGGGAATCACGGAAGCGGAGATTGAAGATATATTGAAGCTTGCCGGGGAAGAAGTAAAAGACCAAGAATAA
- a CDS encoding diacylglycerol/lipid kinase family protein, with the protein MKRLLFIYNPHAGKELLKPKLSDIIDIFVKAGYEVVAYPTQSYRDAYRKVSEYDSDEYDLVVCSGGDGTIDEVVTGMMQRDKRDPIGYIPTGTTNDFANSLHIPKGLLRAADNAVNGTLFPCDVGKFNDDIFVYIAAFGLFTDVSYQTKQEMKNVLGHLAYVLEGTKRLFNVPSYRIKVTHDGETLEDEFIFGMVTNSRSVGGFRNMIGKQVVFDDGLFEVTLIKTPKNPLALQEIVASLLIEQVDTKHMYSFKTGRITFESLEEIPWTLDGEFGGAHDEVTVENLNRQLRIMVPEEHIRELMSNPELLEDTQDESVKMIE; encoded by the coding sequence ATGAAACGTCTTCTGTTTATCTATAATCCACATGCGGGGAAGGAACTTCTGAAGCCAAAACTATCGGATATTATTGACATATTCGTAAAGGCGGGCTATGAAGTGGTGGCCTATCCCACCCAGTCATACCGGGACGCATACAGGAAGGTGTCAGAGTACGATTCGGACGAATATGATCTGGTAGTGTGCAGTGGCGGGGACGGAACCATTGACGAAGTGGTAACCGGGATGATGCAGAGAGACAAGCGGGATCCCATCGGCTATATCCCAACGGGCACAACCAACGATTTTGCCAATAGCCTGCATATCCCGAAAGGACTTCTTCGGGCAGCGGATAATGCGGTGAATGGCACGCTGTTTCCCTGCGATGTGGGAAAATTTAATGATGATATCTTCGTGTATATTGCGGCGTTCGGCCTTTTTACGGATGTTTCCTATCAGACGAAGCAGGAGATGAAGAATGTGCTGGGGCATCTGGCGTATGTGCTGGAGGGAACAAAGCGTCTGTTTAATGTGCCGTCCTACCGAATCAAGGTAACCCACGATGGGGAGACGCTGGAAGACGAATTCATCTTCGGAATGGTGACCAACTCACGGTCGGTAGGCGGCTTCCGCAACATGATAGGCAAGCAGGTGGTCTTTGATGACGGCCTGTTCGAGGTTACATTGATTAAGACGCCGAAGAATCCGCTTGCCCTGCAGGAGATCGTGGCATCCCTTCTCATCGAGCAGGTGGATACCAAGCATATGTATTCTTTCAAGACCGGGCGCATTACTTTTGAATCCCTGGAAGAGATTCCATGGACGCTGGACGGCGAATTTGGAGGCGCCCACGATGAGGTTACGGTTGAGAACCTGAACAGGCAGCTTCGGATTATGGTTCCCGAGGAGCATATCAGGGAACTGATGTCTAATCCGGAACTGTTGGAAGATACCCAAGATGAATCTGTAAAAATGATAGAGTAA
- a CDS encoding IS1182 family transposase, with the protein MLNNKYYNEFFELGQQKINFSFFELCLPDDDPVYTLKKVMEELDFSGLLANCSDKGRTGYNPIMMYAVVTYANMRGIRAVDRIVELCERDLAFIWLTKGQKPKRDAFYEFKNKRLTADVLDELNYQFLRRLQKEGLITLKSLFIDGTKIEANANRYTFVWRGTINYHLAGLLDMIDSLYQKYNAWIDENEYGIKYDIPHAHMFVIEGMDKVRDVIEKNRKRKLTKHKKLSNNTIIEIDNCSPLEILKLQKNLTQIAEKEQIAFVYGKGKRKSELQQLYEELETCGERLMGYKECFEIMGKDRNSYSKTDLEATFMRMKEDHMLNGQLKAAYNVQIAVENYFIVHAYVSNDRTDYNTLIPVLEKHKNAFGEILEEVTADSGYCSEKNLLYLKKNKISSYIKLQDHEKRKTRAYREDIGKYYNMKTQIFEDERYYVCHDGRGLHHIRTETKKQPGYTQTFEVYGCADCSGCEHKAKCLYKYNAEKDAEKNKVMKINEQWETLKEESHANIQSEKGILNRQIRSIQTEGHFGDIKENDSFRRFNYRTSEKVYKEFMLYAIGRNMNKYHRFLHEEIKKFEGKTEEKTA; encoded by the coding sequence ATGCTAAACAATAAGTATTATAACGAATTTTTTGAATTAGGGCAACAGAAAATTAACTTCAGTTTCTTCGAATTGTGTTTACCTGACGACGATCCAGTCTATACCCTGAAAAAAGTGATGGAGGAATTAGATTTTTCTGGCTTGTTGGCCAATTGTTCAGATAAGGGAAGAACCGGGTATAACCCAATTATGATGTATGCCGTAGTTACTTACGCAAACATGCGTGGGATTAGAGCTGTTGACCGTATTGTGGAATTATGCGAAAGAGACCTTGCATTTATCTGGCTTACCAAAGGTCAGAAACCAAAAAGGGATGCTTTTTATGAGTTCAAGAATAAAAGACTGACTGCAGATGTATTGGATGAGTTGAATTACCAGTTTCTCCGCCGCCTGCAAAAAGAAGGACTGATCACATTGAAATCCCTTTTTATTGATGGAACAAAAATAGAGGCCAATGCAAACCGCTATACATTTGTGTGGAGAGGGACGATCAATTATCATCTCGCAGGCTTACTCGATATGATTGATTCACTGTATCAGAAGTATAATGCATGGATAGATGAAAATGAGTATGGCATAAAATATGACATTCCCCATGCACATATGTTTGTGATCGAAGGAATGGATAAGGTAAGAGATGTCATTGAAAAGAACCGGAAGCGAAAACTGACAAAACATAAAAAGTTGTCCAATAATACGATCATCGAGATTGACAACTGTTCCCCATTGGAGATTTTGAAACTTCAGAAAAATCTGACTCAGATCGCAGAGAAGGAACAGATTGCGTTTGTTTACGGAAAAGGGAAGAGGAAATCGGAGCTCCAGCAGCTTTATGAGGAATTAGAAACCTGCGGCGAACGCCTTATGGGATACAAAGAATGTTTTGAGATCATGGGAAAGGACAGGAACAGCTATTCCAAAACAGATTTAGAAGCCACCTTTATGAGAATGAAAGAAGATCACATGCTGAACGGACAGTTAAAAGCCGCATATAATGTTCAGATCGCAGTAGAGAATTATTTCATTGTCCATGCTTATGTAAGCAATGACCGGACAGACTATAACACACTGATTCCGGTTTTAGAAAAGCATAAAAATGCATTTGGGGAGATTTTGGAAGAAGTAACCGCAGATAGCGGTTATTGTAGCGAGAAAAATCTTCTGTATTTAAAGAAAAATAAGATATCCAGTTACATCAAGCTGCAGGATCATGAAAAACGGAAAACACGCGCTTACAGAGAAGATATTGGAAAATATTACAACATGAAAACACAGATATTTGAGGATGAACGGTATTATGTTTGTCATGACGGAAGAGGATTGCATCATATCCGCACAGAGACCAAAAAACAGCCGGGTTATACCCAGACTTTTGAGGTATACGGATGTGCAGACTGTAGTGGTTGTGAACACAAAGCGAAATGCTTATATAAATATAACGCAGAAAAAGATGCTGAGAAAAACAAAGTTATGAAGATCAATGAACAATGGGAAACATTGAAAGAGGAATCCCATGCAAACATCCAAAGTGAGAAAGGGATTCTAAATCGTCAGATCCGTTCCATCCAGACAGAAGGACATTTTGGAGATATCAAGGAAAATGATAGTTTCCGAAGATTCAACTACCGAACGTCAGAGAAGGTGTATAAAGAATTCATGCTGTATGCCATTGGTCGGAACATGAATAAATATCATCGTTTTCTTCATGAAGAGATTAAAAAATTCGAAGGAAAAACCGAGGAAAAGACGGCTTAA
- the murB gene encoding UDP-N-acetylmuramate dehydrogenase, whose amino-acid sequence MNQDFYQELLNIISKEQIQIEEPMRNHTTFRVGGPAEFFVQPKTAEEVQGLVGLCKEREIPYYIVGNGSNLLVSDQGFRGVIIQIFKEMSQIQIEGELVKAQAGALLSAIASKALEAGLAGFEFAAGIPGALGGACVMNAGAYGKEMKDVLREVTVLTPEGEVLAIPDEKLELGYRTSIIAKKGYIVLEAVIRLQKGEKEEIKARMDELKEKRITKQPLEYPSAGSTFKRPEGYFAGKLIQDAGLQGFSVGGAQVSMKHCGFVINKDNATAADVAELMRKVSEQVEEKFGVRLEPEVKRLGEF is encoded by the coding sequence ATGAATCAGGATTTTTATCAGGAATTATTAAATATTATATCGAAGGAACAAATACAGATTGAAGAGCCGATGAGGAACCATACCACATTCCGGGTAGGCGGGCCGGCAGAGTTCTTCGTGCAGCCGAAGACAGCAGAGGAGGTACAGGGGCTCGTCGGGCTGTGCAAGGAGAGGGAGATCCCCTATTATATAGTAGGAAATGGAAGCAATCTTCTGGTGTCCGATCAAGGATTCCGGGGAGTGATCATACAGATATTCAAAGAGATGAGCCAGATACAGATAGAAGGAGAACTGGTAAAGGCCCAGGCAGGCGCGCTTCTTTCAGCCATTGCCAGCAAGGCTCTGGAAGCCGGGCTTGCCGGATTCGAGTTTGCCGCCGGGATACCCGGAGCGCTGGGAGGCGCCTGCGTAATGAACGCAGGGGCTTATGGCAAAGAGATGAAGGATGTGCTAAGAGAAGTGACAGTCCTTACGCCAGAAGGAGAAGTGCTGGCCATACCGGATGAGAAGCTGGAACTGGGATACCGGACCAGCATAATTGCAAAGAAAGGCTATATCGTTCTGGAGGCGGTGATTCGTCTTCAAAAAGGTGAAAAAGAGGAAATCAAGGCGCGGATGGATGAACTGAAGGAGAAGCGGATCACAAAGCAGCCGCTGGAATATCCCAGCGCCGGAAGCACCTTCAAGAGGCCGGAGGGATATTTTGCCGGGAAACTGATACAGGATGCGGGACTTCAGGGCTTTAGCGTAGGCGGCGCCCAAGTGTCCATGAAGCATTGCGGCTTCGTGATCAACAAGGACAATGCGACAGCTGCGGATGTGGCGGAACTGATGCGTAAGGTGTCAGAGCAGGTAGAAGAAAAGTTCGGCGTAAGGCTGGAGCCGGAAGTAAAGAGACTGGGAGAGTTCTAA